The genomic region GCCCGACCAGGACCACCATTCCGTCCTTCTCCGCCTGGATGCGGGCCCACCCCGCGGTGATCGCGTCGATCATGCCTTGTTCGGTGACCGGATAGCCGCCCTTGCGAAGGCACGTCTTGACGACGTTGCTCAGGGGAACGCCGTCGACGCAGGCGGCCTCGGCACCGTTGATGATCGCGAGGTACGACTCGGACGGCGAGGCGGGTATCTTTCGCAACGCGGCGATCGCTCGGCCGGCTTCCTCGACCGGGTCCGTCACCTGCCCGCGGCAGTACGCGTTAATGTGCGCCGCCTGGAACCGCCGCCCGGCGGAGAGGCCCACCAGTTCTTCCAGGCCCTCGATGTTGCTGCCGGTGGCCGTCGTCCCGGCATGGATGCCGCAGTGCACCCCGAACTCGGCGCAGACTTCGATCGTCCGCGCGGTGGCCTCCGGCGTGAGCGGATAATGCCCGCCGAGGACCTTGAGCCCGAACGCGCCGGCCGCCGCCTGCCGCTCCAGCTGCTCGTGGATCTCGCTTCGCGATGGATCCCGGCCGGCCACCGTGTCGCCGGGGACGAGCGGGTAGAGCACCCCCACGGTCATGCCGCACCCGTCGGTACGGAGCGAGCTGAGGAGCGACGCCGGCTCGCCGGCCATGTCCAGGCAGGTCGTCACGCCCGCCCGGACCATCATGCGAAAGCCGGCGGCGGTCCCAAACCGTCCCGAGACGTGAACGTGCGGGTCGACCAGGCCCGGCAGGACATACGCGCCCTTGGCGTCGACGACCGTCTTTCCCGCCCGAGGGAGGCTCGGGCCGATCCGGCCGATCGCCCCGCCGTCGACCTCGATGTCGACCAACCCCGGCGGGCGGCCGTCCGCGTTGACTACGACCGCGTCGCAGACGAGCAGCCCGTCAGGCATCCGGGGCCACCACGCCGACCCGACCCGCAGCCTCCACCACCGCCCGCCAGACAACCGCGGGAACGCGAATGCCGTCGCGCTCGGCCGCGCGCTTGCGCCGGGCGCTTCCGGCTCCGGGCAGCAAGATCTCGTCGAACCCCGGCCGGAGCGGGCTGGATTGCATGCGCCGGTCGACTTCGCCGGCGGCGTAGGCATAGTCGTCCGGGTTGGTCACGGCGGCGACGTTGATCGCGGCCACGAACACGCCGGCGCTCTTCGGCGGATACTCGCCGGCGAGGCCGCCGCACAACAGCTCGACTGCCACCGCGATCGCGTAGCCCTTGTGGCCGCCCAAGGGGGCCAGCGACCCGGCCGGCGGGAGACCTCGCTTCGGGTCGGTGGTGGGGTAGCCGTCGCCGTCAAAAGCCCACGAGTCGGGGATCGGCTCGCCCCTCGCCGCGGCGAGCAGGATCTTGCCGCGTGCCGCCTGCGTCGATGAGATGTCCACCACGATGGGATCACCTCCGGGACGCGGGAACCCCAAGGCCAGCGGATTTGTCGACAGCCGTGGCTCCCGCCCTCCCCACGGCGCCATCGTCGCGCTGCCCGGATTGCCGCATAAGGCGAAGATGCCGATCAGATTCTCGCGCGCCGCCGCTTCCACGTAATGGCCGAGCCGGCCCACGTGGCCGAGGTGGACGATCGAGGCCACGCACACACCGGTCTGCCGGGCGCGCTCGACGCACATCTGCATCACGCGCAGCCCCACGACGGGCCCCCAGCCGTCGTGGGCGTCGACGCTGAACGCCGCGGGCGCCTCGCGCCGGACGTCGAGCCGCGCGGGCGACCGGAGACCGCCGCCGCGGGCCAAGTCGAGGTAGCTCGGCAGCCGCATCACGCCCTGTGAGTCGTACCCGCGCTCTTCGGCCTCGATCAGCACGTCGGCCACGATCGCCGCCTCCTCGGGCA from bacterium harbors:
- a CDS encoding amidohydrolase family protein, with product MPDGLLVCDAVVVNADGRPPGLVDIEVDGGAIGRIGPSLPRAGKTVVDAKGAYVLPGLVDPHVHVSGRFGTAAGFRMMVRAGVTTCLDMAGEPASLLSSLRTDGCGMTVGVLYPLVPGDTVAGRDPSRSEIHEQLERQAAAGAFGLKVLGGHYPLTPEATARTIEVCAEFGVHCGIHAGTTATGSNIEGLEELVGLSAGRRFQAAHINAYCRGQVTDPVEEAGRAIAALRKIPASPSESYLAIINGAEAACVDGVPLSNVVKTCLRKGGYPVTEQGMIDAITAGWARIQAEKDGMVVLVGPSEGLELFRSRETKVGVSFPVNQPAAALALALARGGDGRRFAVDAFSTDGGSIPRNTTLRQAMGLVAAGLLTLEDLVLKGSLAGARMLGLAAKGRIHAGADADMTVVGGDGDAAVTIAGGRVVYDHGRFPARDGGRVFCRPEGAAAVKAAGVGYVRTETIATRA
- a CDS encoding Ldh family oxidoreductase; translation: MTDRPAGPFSPASLRTFFASALDAAGLVPEEAAIVADVLIEAEERGYDSQGVMRLPSYLDLARGGGLRSPARLDVRREAPAAFSVDAHDGWGPVVGLRVMQMCVERARQTGVCVASIVHLGHVGRLGHYVEAAARENLIGIFALCGNPGSATMAPWGGREPRLSTNPLALGFPRPGGDPIVVDISSTQAARGKILLAAARGEPIPDSWAFDGDGYPTTDPKRGLPPAGSLAPLGGHKGYAIAVAVELLCGGLAGEYPPKSAGVFVAAINVAAVTNPDDYAYAAGEVDRRMQSSPLRPGFDEILLPGAGSARRKRAAERDGIRVPAVVWRAVVEAAGRVGVVAPDA